One part of the Thermococcus litoralis DSM 5473 genome encodes these proteins:
- a CDS encoding McrB family protein, producing the protein MGDIDKQILFEILKTQKEKHRREWEGIQDKVLITFKKFKESVSNNITLNDVREWREKLPSQIYGMFRYLIVNDKLGKELLSTESFSILRAVLEQLESTNDFEESLKLFLTAVNDERIKGARVSVISTWFAIFKPQFFLPIWGTTGEGAVITSKLQEEANVKIGNLLNNPKSAVEFIKLVKEVSQGLGIDNMIESAYYLSKYSERSYHEYTEEKSSNDTSTWLSKYLTSKGYYFPTHLVSQFYVALKTKGFAILSGLTGTGKTKIAQELAELLDSSKENFLFLSVRPDWRDSKALLGYYNPLTGEYQRTELLDFILRAVDDYQRNGANSKPYFLLLDEMNLAHVEYYFADFLSVLESGREENGFTRESIKLHDIDDIAEKKGIPRELKFPPNLYIIGTVNMDETTYAFSPKVLDRAFVVEFHDVDLENYPSAGENSSDNFEALREVLLNDLRGSNGKFLAHSKEEINETVKELKTTEYWKIIQHINRALEPYDLHFGYRVIDEIALFFKNAKESKEKGIVMFESEDEIFDLALLMKVLPKFHGNRKKLEKPLKEVLRECIESNFEVKFKENNTEKTIKLPSQLEKLNSFAIVEILRNWESYNKNFRFKHTAKKVLRMLRQLYEIGFASFS; encoded by the coding sequence ATGGGGGATATCGATAAGCAAATCCTTTTCGAAATATTGAAGACTCAAAAAGAAAAGCACAGAAGGGAATGGGAGGGTATCCAAGACAAGGTTCTCATAACCTTTAAAAAATTTAAGGAGAGTGTTTCTAATAATATAACTCTTAATGACGTCAGAGAGTGGAGGGAAAAATTACCTTCACAAATTTATGGAATGTTTAGATACCTAATCGTGAATGACAAACTCGGCAAGGAATTACTATCTACAGAATCTTTTTCGATATTAAGGGCTGTTTTAGAACAACTTGAAAGTACAAATGATTTTGAAGAATCCTTGAAACTATTTTTAACAGCAGTCAATGATGAACGTATTAAAGGGGCGAGAGTGTCAGTGATAAGCACTTGGTTTGCAATTTTTAAACCCCAATTCTTTCTGCCGATATGGGGCACGACTGGAGAAGGGGCTGTCATAACTTCTAAACTCCAAGAAGAAGCAAATGTGAAAATTGGAAATTTACTCAACAATCCCAAGAGCGCTGTAGAATTTATTAAATTAGTAAAAGAAGTATCACAAGGATTAGGAATTGACAACATGATAGAAAGTGCTTATTATCTGAGTAAGTACTCCGAGAGATCCTACCACGAGTATACTGAGGAGAAAAGCTCCAATGACACCTCAACCTGGTTGTCAAAATATCTCACCTCAAAGGGTTATTACTTCCCCACACACCTTGTCTCCCAGTTCTACGTTGCTTTGAAAACTAAGGGCTTCGCAATCCTTTCCGGTCTAACAGGAACGGGCAAGACGAAGATAGCCCAAGAGCTGGCAGAACTCCTTGATTCCTCAAAAGAAAACTTCCTCTTTCTCTCCGTCCGCCCGGACTGGCGCGATTCCAAGGCACTCTTGGGGTATTATAACCCGCTAACCGGAGAGTACCAAAGAACCGAGCTCCTCGATTTCATCTTAAGGGCTGTGGATGACTACCAGAGAAACGGCGCTAATTCGAAGCCCTATTTCCTCCTTCTCGACGAGATGAACCTAGCTCACGTTGAGTACTACTTTGCGGACTTCCTCAGCGTCCTTGAGAGTGGAAGAGAAGAAAATGGCTTCACAAGGGAGAGCATAAAGCTTCACGATATTGATGACATTGCAGAGAAGAAGGGGATTCCAAGGGAGCTTAAATTCCCGCCGAACCTCTACATAATCGGCACCGTTAACATGGATGAAACTACTTACGCCTTCAGCCCGAAAGTCCTCGACAGGGCCTTCGTGGTGGAATTCCACGACGTTGACCTTGAGAACTATCCATCGGCTGGAGAAAATTCCTCAGATAACTTTGAAGCCCTGAGAGAGGTGTTGCTGAATGATCTTAGAGGCTCCAACGGAAAGTTCCTAGCCCACTCGAAGGAAGAGATAAACGAGACTGTTAAAGAGCTTAAAACCACTGAATATTGGAAAATCATTCAGCATATAAACAGAGCTCTCGAACCCTACGACTTGCACTTTGGCTATAGAGTAATTGATGAGATTGCATTGTTCTTCAAAAATGCAAAGGAGAGCAAAGAAAAGGGCATTGTGATGTTTGAAAGTGAGGACGAAATATTTGATCTGGCGTTGCTCATGAAGGTTCTTCCCAAGTTCCACGGCAACAGAAAGAAGCTTGAAAAACCGTTGAAAGAAGTTCTAAGAGAATGCATTGAGTCTAACTTTGAAGTCAAATTCAAGGAAAACAATACAGAGAAAACAATAAAGTTGCCTTCTCAACTGGAAAAATTAAACAGTTTCGCAATTGTTGAAATTCTCAGAAACTGGGAAAGCTATAACAAAAACTTCCGCTTCAAGCACACGGCTAAAAAAGTCCTCCGCATGCTTCGCCAGCTCTACGAGATAGGCTTCGCAAGTTTTAGTTAA
- a CDS encoding DNA polymerase II large subunit — MELYSEDMKKYFESLQREIDKAYEIAKQARAQGKDPVRDIEVPQATDMAGRVESLVGPRGVAERIRELVKEYGKELAALKVVDEIIEGKFGKFESKEKLADQSVRTALAILTEGIVSAPLEGIADVKIKKNSDGTNYLAIYYAGPIRSSGGTAQALSVLVGDYVRRKLGLDRFKPTEEHVERYVEEVDLYHRAVTRLQYHPSPDEVRLAVRNIPIEITGEATDDVEVSHRNVPGVETNHLRGGAILVLAEGVLQKAKKLVKYIDKMGIEGWEWLKEFVEAKEKGGKEEEKGKEEKEEKTEEKTTVKVEKGFYYELYEKFRANIAPNPKYTKEIIGGRPLFAEPSRNGGFRLRYGRSRVSGFATWSINPAVMIMVDEFLAVGTQMKTERPGKGAIVTPASTIEGPIVKLKDGSVVRVDDYYKALELKDQVEEILYLGDALIAFGDFVENNQTLLPANYVEEWWIQELVEAVNKVYELDLKPFQENEREIVEEAADYLDLDPEFLAKLLHDPVKVKPSIEDAIHLSRILKIPLHPYYTLYWNTLEVEELISLQNALVNANIEWGEYRGFKYAKRVEIPLQSLGKAKRYLELLGVEHKVSEGFVIIDYPWSAALLTPLANLEKKIEFKEFHTPIDLINEISDVKLRDRGISWIGARMGRPEKAKERKMKPPVHVLFPIGLAGGSSRDIYKAAQEGKTAEVEIAHFKCTSCGHVDIYPTCPKCGSEAKLLYHCPKCGFESTIDTECPKCGIEMKAYRKRRINPSELLNNAMQNVGVYTLDRLKGVMGMSSAHKIAEPLEKGILRARNDVYVFKDGTIRFDATDAPITHFKPKEIGVSVEKLRELGYTHDFEGKPLVSDEQIVELKVQDIILSKEAGNYLVKVAKFVDDLLEKFYGLPRFYNVEKMEDLIGHLVIGLAPHTSAGIIGRIIGFVDALVGYAHPYYHAAKRRNCDGDEDAVMLLLDALLNFSRYYLPEKRGGKMDAPLVVTTRLDPREVDSEVHNMDVARYYPLEFYRATYELKSPKELVGVIERVEDRLGKPEMYEGLKFTHDTDDIALGPKMSLYKQLGDMEDKVSRQLALAERIRAVNEHHVAETIINSHIVPDLRGNLRSFTRQEFRCVKCNTKYRRPPLSGKCPKCGGKIVLTVSKGAIEKYLPTAKMLVTHYNVIDYTRQRICLTEKDIKALFQNVFPETQRTLLALGADICERMIAERTGKVIKKNGYLDELKENGKLNNSKKEENKKEKAAKQERKEEKEKPKLKKKTKKVISLEEFFGS, encoded by the coding sequence ATGGAGCTTTACAGTGAGGATATGAAAAAATACTTCGAATCCCTCCAAAGGGAGATTGACAAGGCTTATGAAATAGCCAAACAAGCTAGAGCTCAAGGAAAAGATCCCGTAAGAGACATCGAAGTTCCCCAAGCAACCGATATGGCGGGAAGAGTTGAGAGTCTTGTGGGTCCAAGGGGAGTTGCTGAGAGAATAAGAGAGCTCGTAAAGGAATATGGAAAAGAACTGGCCGCCCTCAAAGTTGTTGATGAAATAATAGAGGGAAAATTCGGAAAGTTTGAGAGCAAAGAGAAGCTTGCCGATCAATCTGTGAGAACTGCCTTGGCAATTCTAACTGAAGGTATTGTCTCCGCTCCGCTCGAAGGAATAGCCGATGTTAAAATAAAGAAAAATTCAGATGGAACTAATTACCTAGCAATTTATTATGCTGGACCAATTAGAAGTAGCGGAGGAACGGCACAGGCTTTGAGTGTTCTTGTTGGAGATTACGTGAGAAGGAAGCTTGGCCTTGATAGGTTTAAGCCAACTGAAGAGCACGTGGAGAGATATGTTGAAGAGGTAGACCTCTACCATAGAGCTGTTACAAGACTCCAATATCATCCCTCACCAGATGAGGTTCGTTTAGCTGTTAGAAACATTCCAATAGAAATAACTGGAGAAGCAACCGATGACGTAGAGGTAAGCCACAGAAACGTTCCAGGAGTTGAAACAAATCACCTAAGAGGAGGAGCGATCCTAGTTTTGGCAGAGGGAGTTCTTCAAAAGGCAAAGAAGCTTGTAAAGTATATAGACAAAATGGGCATTGAGGGATGGGAATGGCTAAAGGAGTTCGTTGAGGCAAAGGAAAAAGGCGGCAAAGAGGAAGAGAAAGGGAAAGAAGAAAAAGAAGAGAAAACAGAAGAAAAGACCACAGTAAAAGTTGAGAAAGGCTTCTACTACGAGCTTTATGAGAAGTTCAGAGCAAATATAGCCCCAAATCCAAAGTATACAAAAGAGATAATAGGTGGAAGGCCTCTCTTTGCTGAACCATCAAGAAATGGTGGCTTCAGGCTTCGCTATGGAAGGAGCAGAGTGAGTGGATTTGCAACGTGGAGCATAAATCCAGCGGTTATGATAATGGTAGATGAATTCTTGGCTGTAGGAACCCAAATGAAGACCGAAAGGCCAGGAAAAGGTGCAATTGTAACCCCAGCAAGCACCATTGAAGGCCCTATTGTAAAGTTAAAAGACGGAAGTGTTGTGAGGGTTGATGACTACTACAAAGCGCTTGAGCTGAAAGACCAAGTCGAGGAGATTCTATATCTCGGAGATGCCCTCATAGCATTTGGAGACTTTGTGGAGAACAATCAAACACTTTTACCTGCCAACTATGTTGAGGAGTGGTGGATTCAAGAACTTGTGGAGGCAGTAAACAAAGTTTATGAGCTTGACCTCAAGCCCTTCCAAGAAAACGAGCGGGAAATTGTAGAGGAAGCTGCAGATTACCTCGACTTAGACCCAGAATTCCTTGCAAAGCTTCTTCACGATCCGGTCAAGGTAAAGCCTTCAATTGAAGATGCTATACACCTCTCGCGCATTCTCAAGATACCCCTCCACCCATACTACACCCTCTACTGGAATACCTTGGAGGTTGAGGAGCTTATCTCTCTCCAAAACGCCCTTGTAAATGCCAACATAGAGTGGGGAGAGTATAGAGGGTTCAAATACGCAAAGAGAGTTGAAATTCCCCTCCAGTCTCTAGGAAAAGCTAAGAGATATCTGGAGCTTCTTGGGGTCGAGCATAAAGTCTCTGAAGGCTTTGTTATAATTGATTACCCATGGTCCGCCGCGCTACTAACTCCTTTGGCAAATTTAGAGAAGAAAATTGAATTCAAAGAATTCCACACTCCCATAGACCTGATAAACGAGATAAGTGACGTTAAGCTTAGGGATAGGGGAATCAGCTGGATAGGGGCAAGAATGGGAAGACCAGAAAAGGCGAAAGAAAGAAAAATGAAGCCCCCTGTCCACGTTCTTTTCCCGATAGGATTAGCGGGAGGAAGTTCGAGAGATATTTACAAAGCTGCCCAAGAAGGAAAAACGGCGGAAGTTGAGATAGCGCACTTCAAATGCACCAGCTGTGGCCATGTAGATATCTACCCCACATGTCCCAAATGCGGAAGCGAGGCTAAGCTACTCTACCACTGTCCCAAATGCGGCTTTGAATCAACAATCGACACAGAATGCCCAAAATGTGGTATAGAAATGAAAGCCTACCGCAAGAGAAGAATAAATCCCTCAGAACTATTAAACAACGCTATGCAAAATGTTGGAGTTTACACCCTTGACAGGCTCAAAGGCGTAATGGGTATGAGCTCCGCCCATAAGATAGCAGAACCTCTCGAAAAAGGAATACTAAGGGCAAGAAACGACGTCTACGTCTTTAAAGACGGCACAATAAGGTTTGACGCCACGGATGCGCCAATAACCCACTTCAAACCCAAGGAAATAGGGGTAAGCGTTGAGAAGCTAAGGGAGCTCGGTTATACACACGATTTTGAGGGCAAGCCCCTTGTAAGCGATGAACAAATAGTTGAGCTCAAGGTTCAGGATATAATCCTCTCAAAAGAGGCTGGAAACTACCTTGTCAAGGTTGCTAAGTTTGTTGATGATTTGCTCGAAAAGTTCTACGGACTGCCGAGGTTCTACAACGTTGAGAAGATGGAAGATCTAATAGGACATCTCGTGATTGGTTTAGCCCCTCACACTTCAGCCGGAATTATTGGACGGATTATTGGGTTTGTTGACGCTCTTGTAGGCTATGCTCACCCGTATTATCACGCTGCAAAGAGGAGGAACTGCGACGGCGACGAGGACGCAGTTATGCTCCTCCTCGATGCTCTGCTCAACTTCTCGCGCTATTACTTGCCAGAGAAGCGCGGTGGAAAGATGGACGCTCCGCTGGTAGTTACAACTCGCTTAGACCCAAGGGAAGTTGATAGCGAAGTTCACAACATGGATGTTGCTAGATATTATCCATTAGAGTTCTACAGGGCAACTTACGAGCTCAAATCTCCAAAAGAGCTCGTTGGGGTCATTGAGAGGGTAGAAGATCGCCTGGGCAAGCCAGAAATGTACGAAGGGCTGAAGTTCACCCACGACACCGACGACATCGCCTTAGGTCCAAAAATGAGCCTCTACAAGCAGTTGGGCGATATGGAAGACAAAGTTAGCAGGCAGTTGGCTCTAGCGGAACGTATTAGAGCGGTAAACGAACATCACGTCGCTGAAACTATAATAAACTCCCATATAGTGCCGGATTTAAGAGGAAACCTGAGGAGCTTTACAAGGCAAGAGTTTAGGTGTGTGAAATGCAACACCAAATACCGGAGACCACCTCTGAGTGGAAAATGTCCAAAATGTGGGGGCAAGATAGTGCTCACAGTGTCAAAGGGAGCAATTGAGAAATACCTCCCAACTGCGAAGATGCTGGTTACTCATTATAACGTTATAGATTACACAAGACAGAGGATCTGCCTAACGGAGAAGGACATAAAGGCGCTTTTCCAAAATGTATTCCCAGAGACCCAACGAACCCTCCTTGCCCTTGGAGCTGACATTTGTGAGAGAATGATAGCGGAAAGAACGGGAAAGGTAATAAAGAAGAATGGATATCTCGATGAGCTAAAAGAAAACGGTAAATTAAACAACTCCAAAAAGGAAGAGAACAAAAAGGAAAAAGCTGCAAAACAAGAAAGAAAAGAGGAAAAAGAAAAGCCCAAGCTCAAGAAAAAGACCAAGAAGGTCATTAGCCTTGAGGAGTTTTTCGGCAGCTAA
- a CDS encoding DUF2357 domain-containing protein, translating to MENSEAKNVLLKIPLDKDGKYQLKGKIGVINDTVYLFEWQEYRVIGKREFSIRIGNEKTKAEEINENTYLATFQFKNYIGKTNIEILENGKEVSLRFKNFEVLSEKVGKIYNVSPENTEELVRKHEELYNALVKYISEKSILLPFSITAPTGFGVEESEEPISELFVYHFLVNNRERIISAYEEIIKSPHRKLVEKQEWLNFWEVSEANEDTAISIISHPEYLTKAEDSSFAVAESLSGYVPTKVAQEIKYESFDTHENRFVKHFLNELIAWGERTLNAIMTSSYLTKDQKQEAISKLKMVLGDLEYYAVSDIFDDVSEMIIFPSTSQVLLKREGYRDLLQLWWEFKAYSPFFGEMKRAIANKDIAKLYEYWCFFKLVEELGDILENKRLKIHVTPTGELSERGDVYAEFDNGWRLYYNKRLIPRKWSYSVTLRPDFSLFMENAKNAGLIGVFDAKFKLDVVDEEWEIEEFDEEVEVAEKTGEYETWAKLEDIYKMHTYRDALGARFALVLYPGSRSKMYLAKIDKEKTRNQAFVNLTDVQRLLKLVVLGLVEGVGYLGFIPG from the coding sequence ATGGAAAATAGTGAAGCAAAAAATGTTCTTTTAAAAATACCACTTGATAAAGATGGAAAATATCAGCTAAAGGGCAAAATAGGTGTAATAAACGACACAGTATACCTTTTTGAGTGGCAGGAATATAGGGTTATTGGGAAGCGAGAATTCAGCATAAGGATTGGGAATGAAAAGACTAAGGCTGAGGAAATCAACGAAAATACCTACCTAGCGACTTTTCAGTTCAAAAACTACATCGGAAAGACCAATATCGAAATTTTAGAAAATGGGAAGGAAGTTTCTCTACGGTTTAAGAATTTTGAAGTACTTTCAGAGAAAGTGGGGAAAATTTACAACGTCAGCCCGGAGAATACAGAAGAGCTTGTACGAAAGCATGAAGAACTCTACAATGCGCTCGTCAAATACATAAGCGAAAAATCAATTTTGCTCCCATTCTCGATTACCGCTCCCACAGGCTTTGGAGTTGAAGAATCTGAAGAACCTATAAGTGAGCTCTTTGTGTATCACTTTCTCGTAAACAACAGGGAGAGAATAATCTCAGCTTACGAGGAAATCATAAAAAGTCCTCACAGAAAGCTCGTTGAGAAGCAAGAGTGGCTAAACTTCTGGGAAGTAAGTGAAGCCAATGAAGATACTGCTATTTCAATCATTAGTCATCCTGAATACCTAACGAAAGCAGAGGACTCTTCTTTTGCAGTTGCAGAATCCCTAAGCGGTTATGTCCCTACCAAAGTCGCTCAAGAAATTAAGTACGAAAGCTTTGATACCCATGAAAACAGGTTTGTTAAGCACTTCCTAAACGAGCTGATAGCGTGGGGTGAGAGGACTCTCAATGCCATTATGACATCTTCATACTTAACAAAGGATCAAAAACAAGAAGCAATCTCCAAGCTGAAAATGGTTCTTGGCGATCTGGAATACTACGCTGTAAGTGACATCTTCGATGACGTTAGTGAAATGATCATCTTTCCATCCACATCTCAGGTGCTCCTTAAACGTGAGGGGTACAGGGATTTACTTCAGCTCTGGTGGGAGTTTAAAGCTTACTCGCCCTTTTTCGGTGAAATGAAGAGAGCAATAGCCAACAAAGACATCGCTAAGCTCTACGAGTACTGGTGCTTTTTTAAGCTGGTGGAAGAGCTTGGGGATATACTTGAGAATAAGAGGCTTAAAATTCACGTAACGCCAACGGGAGAACTCTCTGAGAGGGGTGATGTCTACGCCGAGTTCGACAACGGCTGGCGTTTGTACTACAACAAACGCCTCATTCCTAGAAAGTGGAGCTATTCTGTGACGCTGAGGCCTGATTTCTCACTCTTCATGGAAAATGCAAAGAATGCTGGGCTAATTGGAGTATTCGACGCAAAGTTCAAGCTTGACGTGGTTGACGAAGAATGGGAAATAGAAGAGTTTGACGAAGAAGTTGAGGTCGCTGAAAAAACAGGGGAGTATGAAACGTGGGCAAAGCTGGAGGACATTTACAAGATGCATACTTACAGAGACGCTTTAGGGGCTAGGTTTGCCCTGGTGTTGTATCCTGGTTCTCGCTCGAAGATGTACCTTGCTAAGATTGATAAAGAAAAAACACGGAATCAAGCCTTTGTAAATCTTACTGATGTTCAACGCCTCCTTAAACTTGTTGTTTTGGGGCTGGTTGAAGGTGTTGGGTATTTGGGATTTATTCCGGGGTGA
- a CDS encoding DNA-directed DNA polymerase II small subunit, producing the protein MDELVRGLMSNNYLITPPAYFLLSEHYNKDFTLPELIKFAKAKGTFIIDEIIAEEFLEAKEIITKPKHLEKFMTGKKPEEQSPEESEEGQTLEISEAEEAPTFVSEAISEVVKEAEKLEIPESQEQHLTSEVAEEPSMGEIEETSEEAVSELVEEVETLEEDKEAVEEFAGEEETEESFETNGEENGENGEVKRKVIFDEYGVPLVAEEELPEEEKKTYSVYADFKVSPREGFEFIAKDIEADFKVKFDVRNVKLKPPKAKNGTTKEGEVIVKVYENYFKSRLKKMRKILRENPEVSGVIDIGKLSYINPEGDVTIIGLVNSKRETRNGYMFEVEDLTGIIKVFIGRDKEDYKKAFEIMPDSVVAFKGRYSKRGIFFAENIYLPDVPLYKKEKPPLEEKVYAVLISDIHVGSNKFCEKAFMKFLEWLNGNVNTKTEEEIVSRIKYMIIAGDVVDGIGIYPGQYNELSIPDIFDQYEALANLLSNVPEHITMFIGPGNHDAARTALPQPEFYREYAKPLYDLKNAVIISNPAVIDLHGREFLIVHGRGIEDVVSYVPNMSHHQPVKPMVQLLKLRHLAPTFGGKVPIAPDPEDLLVIESVPDLVQMGHVHVLDYQIYRGVFLINSATWQAQTEFQKMVNIVPTPARVPIIDVETAKLRMIVDFSKWCDV; encoded by the coding sequence ATGGATGAGCTCGTGAGGGGCTTGATGTCAAACAACTATCTAATAACTCCCCCCGCATATTTTCTTTTGTCTGAACACTACAACAAAGATTTTACTCTCCCGGAGCTCATAAAATTTGCAAAGGCAAAAGGGACCTTCATAATAGATGAGATCATTGCAGAGGAGTTTTTGGAAGCTAAGGAAATTATAACAAAACCAAAACACTTAGAGAAGTTCATGACAGGTAAAAAACCAGAAGAACAAAGCCCGGAAGAATCTGAAGAAGGGCAAACGCTAGAAATCTCGGAAGCTGAAGAAGCTCCAACTTTTGTAAGTGAAGCTATAAGTGAAGTGGTTAAAGAAGCTGAGAAGCTCGAAATTCCAGAAAGCCAAGAGCAGCATTTAACCTCTGAAGTTGCCGAAGAGCCCTCAATGGGGGAAATAGAGGAGACGAGTGAAGAAGCCGTAAGCGAACTTGTGGAAGAGGTGGAGACACTCGAAGAGGATAAAGAAGCTGTAGAAGAATTTGCGGGGGAAGAAGAGACAGAAGAATCTTTTGAGACCAATGGAGAAGAGAATGGAGAAAATGGAGAGGTTAAAAGAAAGGTTATTTTCGATGAGTATGGTGTTCCACTTGTAGCTGAGGAAGAGTTACCTGAAGAAGAAAAGAAAACTTATTCTGTTTATGCCGATTTTAAGGTTTCTCCGAGAGAGGGATTTGAATTCATTGCCAAAGATATAGAAGCAGACTTTAAGGTTAAATTTGATGTGAGAAACGTTAAGCTCAAGCCACCAAAGGCTAAAAACGGAACAACTAAGGAAGGAGAGGTCATTGTTAAGGTTTACGAGAACTACTTCAAAAGCAGGCTGAAAAAGATGAGAAAAATACTTCGTGAAAATCCCGAAGTTTCTGGTGTTATTGATATAGGGAAACTCAGCTACATAAACCCCGAAGGGGATGTAACGATCATAGGGCTCGTAAACTCAAAAAGAGAGACAAGAAACGGATACATGTTTGAGGTTGAGGACTTAACCGGGATAATAAAAGTCTTCATAGGAAGAGATAAAGAGGACTACAAAAAAGCCTTTGAAATAATGCCCGACAGTGTAGTGGCTTTCAAGGGGAGGTACTCAAAAAGAGGGATATTTTTTGCGGAAAACATTTACCTCCCAGATGTCCCGCTGTACAAAAAGGAGAAACCACCTCTCGAAGAAAAGGTGTATGCTGTTCTGATAAGTGACATACACGTAGGAAGCAACAAGTTCTGTGAGAAGGCATTCATGAAGTTTTTGGAGTGGTTAAACGGCAATGTAAACACAAAGACTGAAGAGGAGATAGTTAGCAGGATAAAATACATGATAATAGCCGGTGATGTAGTTGATGGAATTGGCATATATCCAGGCCAATACAACGAACTAAGCATACCGGATATTTTTGATCAATACGAGGCTCTCGCCAATTTACTCTCCAACGTCCCCGAGCATATAACTATGTTCATAGGCCCAGGAAACCACGATGCTGCAAGAACTGCTTTGCCACAACCAGAATTTTATAGAGAATATGCAAAACCCCTCTATGACCTTAAGAATGCTGTCATAATAAGCAACCCTGCCGTTATAGATTTACACGGAAGAGAGTTTCTCATTGTTCACGGAAGAGGAATAGAGGACGTTGTTAGTTATGTTCCAAATATGAGCCACCATCAGCCTGTGAAGCCCATGGTGCAACTCTTGAAATTAAGGCACTTGGCCCCAACTTTTGGAGGAAAAGTGCCCATCGCCCCAGACCCAGAGGATTTGCTTGTCATAGAGAGTGTCCCAGATTTAGTTCAGATGGGTCATGTTCACGTTTTGGATTATCAGATATACAGGGGAGTTTTCTTGATAAACTCGGCAACTTGGCAAGCCCAAACGGAGTTTCAGAAGATGGTCAATATCGTCCCAACTCCCGCTAGAGTCCCAATCATAGATGTGGAGACCGCTAAGCTAAGAATGATAGTTGACTTTAGTAAGTGGTGTGACGTCTGA
- a CDS encoding RING finger protein yields MKLVPSVAYLRIQRQFYVGYSMALAGWIGEHLVIRKALPKPSFVDRALKKLGFSLVGEDIGDDEYSYFFKRKDIGISAFFEPSNDLLFLQIYPLKKRLSSGVSVRAQYIEFYDQFVVSIEPAQKLPPGIRSLGINPFILEDYYPVSTPYWGMVHEDWENDLKMLVMRDEIFEELERNEYRCPICFSELSVEDGYLKCHTCGFLYTAESEFENVISKFSLGIGEEEIIF; encoded by the coding sequence ATGAAATTAGTGCCTAGTGTGGCTTACCTTAGAATCCAGCGGCAGTTTTATGTGGGTTATTCGATGGCATTAGCCGGATGGATAGGGGAGCATCTGGTTATTCGTAAGGCCCTTCCGAAGCCTTCTTTTGTTGACAGGGCTTTGAAAAAGCTTGGCTTTTCTCTCGTGGGTGAAGACATTGGTGATGATGAATATTCCTATTTCTTTAAGAGAAAAGATATAGGAATTTCTGCATTTTTTGAACCCTCAAACGACCTGCTGTTTCTTCAGATATATCCCCTCAAAAAGAGGCTTTCCTCTGGTGTGAGCGTAAGGGCCCAGTACATAGAGTTCTACGACCAGTTCGTTGTTTCAATCGAGCCCGCACAAAAGCTTCCGCCTGGAATACGAAGTCTGGGCATTAACCCCTTTATCCTTGAGGACTACTACCCGGTATCAACCCCCTATTGGGGAATGGTGCACGAGGACTGGGAAAACGACTTAAAGATGCTGGTTATGAGAGATGAGATATTCGAAGAGCTCGAGAGAAATGAGTACCGCTGTCCAATTTGCTTTTCTGAGCTGAGTGTGGAGGATGGTTATTTGAAATGCCACACCTGCGGATTCCTATATACGGCTGAAAGCGAGTTTGAGAATGTCATATCAAAGTTCTCATTGGGCATTGGGGAGGAAGAGATTATCTTCTAG